In one Kiloniellales bacterium genomic region, the following are encoded:
- a CDS encoding MlaD family protein: MSQDQSLSASGAGPSGGGPQIEVGTRRGISIVWLIPVVAGVIAVWLAYTTISEQGPEITIDFKTAVGLEAGKTKIKFRDVEVGLVDTVSLKQDLSGVTVTASLEAGSEPHLNEQTRFWVVRPRLGAGGVSGLDTLVSGSYIEISPGGGQKLTKAFVGLETPPVIRLDVPGKEFNLIAETRGSLGPGAPILYKGVRVGQILGDELAENGSQVTFLAFVESPYDQWVTPQSRFWNESGIEVEVGADGVNVRTGSLETILSGGIAFETPPSTLNEPAEEGTIFQLLASRGDIVEENIHERIPYVLYFDGSVRGLNAGAPVELLGIRIGSVREVRLEVLDDNRFRIPVVISIEPERAGVKSSGDPYGSADALIRRGLRGQLRSGSLLTGQLYVALDFFPDAEPAELGMKGLYPEIPTVPQDIEQITQSATEILQNLAALPLDELIADVRRTVQGVEVLVDSPEMKQSVKSLDSALAGVDKLVQRDVGPMLANLRQASASADTALEQANTLIESVDTLVGADAQLRYDLIQMVNEFSEAAKSIRVLADFLEQNPDALLRGKGGVQ, from the coding sequence ATGAGCCAAGATCAGAGCCTTAGCGCTTCAGGCGCCGGACCCTCCGGCGGCGGGCCGCAGATCGAGGTGGGAACCCGGCGCGGCATCTCGATCGTCTGGCTGATCCCCGTCGTCGCCGGCGTGATCGCCGTCTGGCTCGCCTATACCACGATCAGCGAGCAGGGGCCGGAGATCACCATCGACTTCAAGACCGCGGTCGGCCTTGAAGCCGGCAAGACCAAAATCAAGTTCCGCGACGTCGAGGTCGGCCTGGTCGATACCGTGTCGCTGAAGCAGGATCTCTCGGGCGTGACAGTTACCGCGAGCCTCGAGGCCGGCTCGGAGCCGCACCTCAACGAGCAGACCCGCTTCTGGGTGGTTCGGCCGCGCCTGGGCGCGGGCGGCGTTTCCGGCCTGGATACCCTGGTTTCCGGCTCCTACATCGAGATCTCCCCGGGCGGTGGGCAGAAACTCACCAAGGCCTTCGTCGGCCTGGAAACGCCGCCGGTCATCCGCCTCGACGTGCCCGGCAAGGAGTTCAACCTGATCGCCGAGACCCGGGGGTCGCTCGGCCCCGGCGCCCCGATCCTCTACAAGGGGGTGCGGGTCGGCCAGATCCTCGGCGATGAGCTGGCCGAGAACGGCTCCCAGGTCACCTTCCTCGCCTTCGTCGAGTCGCCCTACGACCAGTGGGTGACGCCGCAGAGCCGCTTCTGGAACGAGAGCGGCATCGAGGTCGAGGTCGGGGCCGACGGCGTCAACGTGCGCACCGGCTCGCTGGAGACCATCCTGAGCGGCGGCATCGCCTTCGAGACGCCGCCGTCCACGCTCAATGAACCGGCCGAGGAAGGCACGATCTTCCAGCTCCTGGCCAGCAGGGGCGACATCGTCGAGGAAAACATCCACGAGCGCATTCCCTACGTGCTCTACTTCGACGGCTCGGTGCGCGGCCTCAATGCCGGGGCCCCGGTCGAGCTCCTGGGCATCCGCATCGGATCGGTCAGGGAAGTCCGGCTGGAAGTGTTGGACGACAATCGGTTCCGGATCCCCGTGGTGATCTCGATCGAGCCGGAACGGGCGGGCGTCAAGAGCAGCGGCGACCCCTACGGATCCGCCGACGCCCTGATCCGACGCGGCCTGCGAGGGCAGCTCCGCTCGGGCAGTCTGCTGACGGGACAGCTCTATGTCGCCCTGGACTTCTTCCCCGACGCGGAACCGGCCGAGCTTGGCATGAAGGGACTCTACCCGGAGATTCCCACCGTTCCCCAGGACATCGAGCAGATCACCCAGTCGGCCACGGAAATCCTGCAGAATCTCGCCGCGCTGCCGCTCGACGAGCTGATCGCGGACGTGCGCCGCACGGTCCAGGGGGTCGAGGTGCTGGTCGACTCGCCGGAGATGAAGCAGTCCGTCAAGTCGCTCGACTCGGCACTCGCCGGGGTCGACAAGCTGGTGCAGCGGGACGTCGGGCCGATGCTGGCCAACCTGCGCCAGGCCTCGGCCTCCGCCGACACGGCCCTGGAGCAGGCGAACACCCTGATCGAATCGGTCGACACACTGGTCGGCGCCGACGCCCAGCTGCGCTACGACCTGATCCAGATGGTGAACGAGTTCTCCGAGGCGGCGAAGTCGATCCGCGTGCTCGCGGACTTTCTCGAGCAGAACCCGGATGCGCTGCTGAGAGGCAAGGGAGGGGTTCAGTAA
- a CDS encoding PqiC family protein — protein sequence MIESYRRGRRQGPLVLFLALLFVPLAACTESPPTNLYMISGLETEAVNRTSTASSPVIGVGPISVPSYLDRPQIVRRASANKLVVGEFDRWAEPLKELVSRVLAENLAVILESDTVFTLPRRRLSEVDIQVELEVSRFDAAPDGVVHLTGRWAIYSAGGKNLAAAKKSMIREQAGSDDYEDLTIAMSRALERLSQEIAVELRPLL from the coding sequence ATGATCGAGAGCTATCGCCGCGGGCGCCGCCAGGGACCTCTGGTCCTGTTTCTCGCACTGCTGTTCGTGCCGCTTGCGGCCTGCACGGAGAGCCCGCCGACCAACCTCTACATGATTTCGGGCCTAGAGACCGAGGCGGTCAATCGGACCTCGACAGCCTCGAGCCCGGTGATCGGCGTGGGTCCGATCTCGGTACCGTCCTATCTCGACCGGCCGCAGATCGTCAGGCGGGCCAGTGCGAACAAGCTGGTGGTCGGCGAGTTCGACCGCTGGGCGGAGCCGCTGAAGGAGCTGGTCTCTAGGGTCCTGGCCGAGAACCTGGCGGTGATCCTCGAGAGCGACACGGTCTTCACCCTGCCGCGCCGCCGCCTCTCCGAGGTCGACATCCAGGTCGAGCTCGAGGTCTCCCGTTTCGACGCGGCGCCGGACGGCGTGGTCCATCTGACCGGCCGCTGGGCGATCTATTCCGCGGGCGGCAAGAACCTGGCGGCGGCTAAGAAGTCGATGATACGCGAGCAGGCCGGAAGCGACGACTACGAGGACTTGACCATCGCTATGAGCCGGGCGCTGGAGCGTCTGAGCCAGGAGATCGCGGTCGAGCTGCGCCCCCTGCTCTGA
- a CDS encoding protein-glutamate O-methyltransferase CheR — translation MKDTDCVAFLRAALPRLGLRWPGFRKVRGTVCKRLGRRLRALGLEDLEAYNALLEADPEEWRRLDALCRIPISRFYRDRKVFEALAEVILPELAERAVGRASPQIRCWSAGCASGEEAYSLALAWEIGVAGHFPQARLAVMGTDVDPVMVRRAEEACYGGGTLKDLPPAWLDGAFRRRDGLFCLRRRFRSAVRFAVQDLRRERPAEKFDLILCRNLAFTYFEAGLQQTVLSRLAKCLEPNGYLVIGAHENLPPGPQGFRRAVDSLPIFVRAEAESRA, via the coding sequence ATGAAAGACACTGACTGCGTCGCCTTCCTGCGCGCCGCTCTGCCGCGCCTCGGGCTGCGCTGGCCGGGCTTCCGCAAGGTGCGCGGCACGGTCTGCAAGCGACTCGGTCGGCGGCTGCGCGCGCTGGGGCTCGAGGACCTCGAGGCCTACAATGCGCTGTTGGAGGCGGACCCAGAGGAGTGGCGACGGCTCGACGCCCTCTGCCGCATCCCGATCTCGCGCTTCTACCGGGACCGCAAGGTTTTCGAGGCCCTCGCAGAGGTCATCCTGCCGGAACTGGCCGAGAGGGCGGTCGGGCGCGCTTCGCCGCAGATCCGCTGCTGGAGCGCCGGTTGCGCCTCCGGCGAGGAGGCCTACAGCCTGGCCCTCGCCTGGGAGATCGGCGTCGCCGGGCATTTCCCGCAGGCCCGGCTCGCTGTCATGGGAACAGACGTTGATCCGGTGATGGTGCGGCGGGCCGAGGAGGCTTGCTACGGCGGCGGGACCCTGAAGGACCTCCCACCGGCCTGGCTGGACGGGGCCTTCCGCCGCAGGGACGGCTTGTTCTGCCTGCGCCGGCGGTTCCGCTCGGCGGTGCGCTTCGCGGTCCAGGACCTGCGCCGGGAGAGGCCGGCGGAAAAATTTGACCTGATCCTCTGCCGCAACCTCGCGTTCACCTACTTCGAGGCCGGGCTTCAGCAGACCGTCCTTTCCCGGCTCGCGAAATGCCTCGAGCCGAACGGCTACCTGGTAATCGGGGCGCACGAGAACCTACCGCCCGGCCCGCAGGGGTTTCGCCGGGCGGTCGACTCGCTTCCGATCTTCGTTAGGGCCGAGGCGGAATCCCGCGCCTGA
- a CDS encoding rhodanese-like domain-containing protein, protein MLKRGFKDLLAEANAAIETVSVQDLPYHMEDPDTVLVDVRDELEREQQGIIPGSVHVSRGMLEFQADPESPIYNPALDPQGRIICYCGTGGRSALAAKTLLEMGYREAASLAGGYAAWKQAEMSEG, encoded by the coding sequence ATGCTCAAACGCGGATTCAAGGATCTACTGGCCGAAGCCAACGCGGCCATCGAAACCGTTTCGGTCCAGGACCTGCCCTATCACATGGAAGACCCCGACACCGTGCTGGTCGACGTGCGCGACGAGTTGGAGCGCGAGCAGCAGGGAATCATCCCGGGCTCGGTCCATGTGTCGCGCGGCATGCTGGAGTTCCAGGCCGACCCCGAGAGCCCGATCTACAATCCGGCGCTCGACCCGCAAGGCCGCATCATCTGCTACTGCGGCACGGGCGGCCGTTCCGCGCTTGCGGCGAAGACCCTGTTGGAGATGGGCTACCGCGAGGCGGCTTCCCTGGCGGGCGGCTACGCCGCCTGGAAGCAGGCCGAGATGAGCGAGGGCTGA